The genomic window TCCGCGGCAGCTTGCTCCGCGGCAGCTTGCTCAGCGGCAGCTTGCTCAGCAGCGGCCTGTTCAGCAGCGGCTTGCTCCGCGGCAGCTTGTTCAGCAGCAGCTTGCTCAGCAGCGGCCTGTTCAGCGGCAGCTTGCTCAGCGGCAGCTTGCTCAGCAGCGGCCTGTTCAGCAGCGGCTTGCTCCGCGGCAGCTTGTTCAGCAGCAGCTTGCTCTTCCGCAGCCTTCTGTTCGGCTTCTTTCTCTGCTTGTTTTTTCAAATATTCAGCAAGCCAGGAAGAGCCTCTAACCGCTGATTTAACTGGAGGAGTTAAAGCGGAAGCAAACGAAGTAGCGCGGGTTGAGGCGGTTCTCTGCAAGGGAGAGAGCAGTCTGGTGATAGCCATTGGTTTGAAAGCGGTGGAGGGTCTCCCCTCTCGATGAACCAACCATCGGCTGAATCAACGGTTCACCTGGCGACCTGCCTCACCAGCAGCTGTGATGTTGCTCACTTTCCTTAAGGCATCGCTACGCCAAGGCGTCACATGCGGCGGGGTTGCCTGTGGCCAATATCGCTGAAGCCATGGGGCACACGATTGAGGTGCATCTAAGTAGTTATGCCCGCTTCACCCCAGATGCAACAGCAGATCTCTATGCGCAGGTGAATGAATCCAAGCCATTGAAGAGGAACTGATGACGATTGAAGAGCTGAAAGCTGTTCTCTCAGAGCAGATGTGCCAGCGCGTTACACAAGTTCTCACCTTTGAAGGCGAAGATGCCGTGAACATTGAGGAGCTATACCAGCAGGTTCCTGCTGGATTTAGAGGCAAACTCACAGTCAGAAGCGGATCTCAATACGTCTGGGACCTATGGCAAACAGACGAGGACACATGGGAGTTTTCATCTACGCAGGGCAGCGAGCGTTGAGCGCCATTCGTAGAAGATGCCAACTAATCAAACTCACTGCTGGCATTCAGCCAGGACACTGCTTTCTTAAAAAGGTTGAGACAACTTATGGATAGCGCTGAAGGATGAAAACAAAAAGTCATCACCGCCCCAGGGCCAGAAAGCAAATAAGAAAAGCACCGCTCTAAGACTGGGCTTCACTAGCCAACAAGGGCAGCACATGATCAGCCTTCTATAGGCCATTCCTGGGGATACCGATAGAAGGGGTCTTAACACTGAGGAATTTGAGAGTCTTCTTCTGATCTTTCGTTGGTGCTACTTTTAATTCTTGATTATCATACCGACAAGCTCAATACTGACTACTGTAATCAAAAGAAAATAAATCCATCTTTTAATCCAAGGTTTTATGGCAACTTTAGCTGCCCACCAAGATCCTACAGCGCCTCCCAGTGCTAATGCAATGCCAGGAATCAAGGCAATTTGACCTTCTAAAAAGAAGATAGGAATAGAGAGTATTGACGCAAATAGTAGAAAGACGGCTTTTATCGGATTCGCTTCGGTGACATCCATCGAGCCAAGCATTACTAATGCAAGAATCATATACGTGGCAGAGTCTAAAACTATAAATCCAGTCCAAAAGCCCACCAAAAAAATGCAGGGTAGCATAAAAATACTCTCTTTATTTTGACGAGATTCCCTTAAAAAAAGAAACCTCTTTGACCCAATAACAAGTACTACCAACGCAGCAATGATCGCCATATTAATTGTTAGCTGTATTCTCTCATCG from Prochlorococcus marinus str. MIT 9313 includes these protein-coding regions:
- a CDS encoding sulfite exporter TauE/SafE family protein, yielding MKRIKNIECIVKTPASCYQKLVLNVGAREMDAWEVSVLLAGGAFAGALNTLASSGSAITLPLLIVLGVPPGVANGTNRLGVLLGSLSAVISFQKSGSIPWRKTFTLSAPLAVGAIIGARAATYLNDERIQLTINMAIIAALVVLVIGSKRFLFLRESRQNKESIFMLPCIFLVGFWTGFIVLDSATYMILALVMLGSMDVTEANPIKAVFLLFASILSIPIFFLEGQIALIPGIALALGGAVGSWWAAKVAIKPWIKRWIYFLLITVVSIELVGMIIKN